The following proteins come from a genomic window of Novosphingobium sp. P6W:
- a CDS encoding LLM class flavin-dependent oxidoreductase: MSQSQSRPATFGLPSDTGGRDLGIFMPMANGGWILSKNAPTLDGSYDYNLKAAKLAEDIGLDFIMAMAKYRGYGGETEHWRASLDSPMMMAGLAQATSRVKVWATVHTILQNPAVTAKMIATLDQISHGRAGLNVVTGAYKGEFAQMGAWPEGVDHDERYVLATEWIQAIKALWTEPSVTSHGKYFTLDDCISDPKPASPPFLVCAGTSKVGIEFTANEMDALFLSGGNVEELAKASADAKAGAAALGAKIRTYSMMTVVFGETDAEAEETAAHFRAGFDEGALHGMMRAYGFLDSEIGKENAFTQKARSTFMTPHVLGTPETVIERLSAIFENTSLDGLMLIFPDYHASLPVFGEKVLPVLRERFPAQIAAVEAANG, from the coding sequence ATGAGCCAGAGCCAATCCAGACCGGCAACATTCGGCCTGCCGTCCGACACCGGCGGGCGGGACCTTGGCATCTTCATGCCGATGGCGAACGGCGGCTGGATCCTGTCGAAGAACGCCCCCACGCTCGACGGCTCCTACGACTATAACCTGAAAGCCGCGAAGCTGGCCGAGGATATCGGCCTCGACTTCATCATGGCGATGGCGAAATACCGGGGCTACGGCGGCGAGACCGAGCACTGGCGCGCCAGTCTGGATTCGCCGATGATGATGGCCGGCCTTGCGCAGGCGACCAGCCGCGTGAAAGTCTGGGCCACTGTCCATACGATCCTGCAGAACCCCGCCGTCACCGCCAAGATGATCGCCACGCTCGACCAGATCAGCCACGGCCGCGCCGGGCTGAACGTCGTCACCGGCGCCTACAAGGGCGAATTCGCGCAGATGGGCGCATGGCCCGAAGGCGTCGACCACGACGAGCGCTACGTCCTGGCGACCGAATGGATACAGGCGATCAAGGCGCTGTGGACCGAGCCGTCGGTCACCAGCCACGGCAAGTATTTCACCCTCGACGACTGCATCTCCGATCCCAAGCCCGCCAGTCCGCCGTTCCTGGTCTGCGCCGGCACATCGAAGGTCGGGATCGAGTTCACCGCCAACGAAATGGACGCCCTGTTCCTCTCGGGCGGCAATGTCGAGGAACTGGCCAAGGCCAGCGCCGATGCCAAGGCCGGTGCGGCGGCGCTGGGCGCGAAGATTCGCACGTACTCGATGATGACCGTGGTCTTCGGCGAGACCGACGCCGAAGCCGAGGAAACCGCCGCGCACTTTCGCGCCGGGTTCGACGAAGGCGCCCTGCACGGCATGATGCGCGCCTACGGCTTTCTCGATAGCGAGATCGGCAAGGAAAACGCCTTCACCCAGAAGGCCCGCTCCACCTTCATGACCCCGCATGTGCTGGGCACGCCCGAAACGGTGATCGAACGCCTGAGCGCGATCTTCGAGAACACCTCGCTCGATGGGCTCATGCTGATCTTCCCCGATTATCACGCCTCGCTGCCGGTCTTCGGCGAAAAGGTGCTGCCGGTTCTGCGTGAGCGCTTCCCCGCGCAGATCGCGGCAGTGGAGGCCGCGAATGGCTGA
- a CDS encoding aromatic ring-hydroxylating dioxygenase subunit alpha has product MSAPTMPAPLMSDSFIESLSASAVDLADAVTLPPECYTGTDFYEFEKDALYFNEWQCVGRESWIGEPGEFFTTRTVNEPIIVARNLAGEINAMSAVCQHRAMLVAEGAGKARGFLCPYHHWSYSLDGALVAAPAMNKTCNFDRKENGLPRFAVEIWNGFIFVNFDLNAAPLGPRLAKVADAISGYDLASAEGPRPDPAAKLPWNWKVMFENNNDGYHASRLHAGPLHDFVPSGRAEFPHSEPEDAGFLRFNGTLHPDASFNATQRAVLPVFPGLTDEGRSRMTFANVPPSLSLVMMSDMVIYLILRPDGPESHELETGFLFAPGAMAEPNFDNLLDMNLSASGKIIAQDMHVDGLVQEGLRSRFAPRGRYSWQEGAQGQFNKWLVHRYRNAHKRLAGAEAID; this is encoded by the coding sequence ATGTCCGCCCCAACGATGCCCGCCCCCTTGATGTCAGACAGCTTCATCGAATCCCTGTCCGCCTCGGCAGTCGACCTTGCCGATGCGGTGACGCTGCCGCCCGAATGCTACACCGGCACCGACTTCTACGAGTTCGAGAAGGACGCGCTCTACTTCAACGAGTGGCAGTGCGTGGGGCGCGAATCGTGGATCGGGGAGCCGGGCGAATTCTTCACCACCCGCACCGTCAACGAGCCGATCATCGTCGCGCGCAACCTTGCCGGAGAGATCAACGCGATGTCGGCGGTGTGCCAGCACCGCGCGATGCTGGTCGCCGAAGGGGCGGGCAAGGCGCGCGGGTTCCTGTGCCCCTACCACCACTGGAGCTACTCGCTCGACGGCGCGCTGGTGGCCGCGCCCGCCATGAACAAGACCTGCAATTTCGACCGCAAGGAAAACGGCCTGCCGCGCTTTGCCGTTGAAATCTGGAACGGCTTCATCTTCGTCAACTTCGACCTGAACGCCGCCCCGCTCGGCCCCCGTCTTGCCAAGGTGGCGGACGCGATCTCCGGCTACGACCTTGCCAGTGCCGAAGGCCCCAGGCCGGACCCTGCGGCCAAGTTGCCGTGGAACTGGAAGGTCATGTTCGAGAACAACAACGACGGCTACCATGCCAGCCGCCTGCACGCCGGGCCGCTGCACGACTTCGTGCCCTCGGGCCGCGCGGAATTTCCGCATTCCGAGCCTGAGGACGCAGGGTTCCTGCGCTTCAACGGCACCCTGCATCCCGACGCCAGCTTCAACGCCACCCAGCGCGCGGTGCTGCCTGTATTTCCCGGCCTGACCGACGAGGGCCGCAGCCGCATGACCTTCGCCAACGTCCCACCGTCGCTGTCGCTGGTGATGATGAGCGACATGGTGATCTACCTCATCCTGCGCCCCGACGGCCCGGAATCGCACGAACTGGAAACCGGCTTCCTCTTCGCGCCAGGCGCCATGGCCGAGCCGAATTTCGACAACCTGCTCGACATGAACCTTTCCGCCTCGGGCAAGATCATCGCCCAGGACATGCATGTCGACGGACTGGTGCAGGAAGGCCTGCGTTCGCGCTTCGCACCGCGCGGCCGCTATTCGTGGCAGGAGGGCGCGCAAGGCCAGTTCAACAAGTGGCTGGTCCACCGTTACCGCAATGCACACAAGCGTCTGGCCGGTGCCGAGGCGATCGACTAG
- a CDS encoding CynX/NimT family MFS transporter, whose product MNMPLKAPMNTRLLVYVVLQALCLMYFLLSAGTFNSLGMVIPSMVQEFGMSWAQAGFGFTLLGTACGIISLAPAWTIRKLGVGRTLLTGTVILFAGFGLLYASTGVMTYYLGTTLLGVGYCFCGTVPAVHVLSSTFRRRSTVLGLYFTIGNLGAVAGPMLFYSSQSAGMDWRAYWMMLAIAAVVIGGFSTIVASRLRLAGPEEPHAPSADAPAEWTVRAALGTVQFWIVVGAYTACLAINTTTHGFAYQNLLEHGIAQDRASQLISLSALVCAVGSALAGIVGEKTSARALTMFSLGCLGFSAALLAVADGPLVLVLWMIAFGGGLGFSYVSTVMLLQEYFGQKASLELYSIMMAVSTSAALGPALGGAIKDQTGSFSGIFFGLAAVSAVLFCVVAVLRKPAAKTRFQGTLAAES is encoded by the coding sequence ATGAACATGCCCTTGAAAGCCCCGATGAACACCCGGCTGCTCGTCTACGTCGTGCTGCAGGCGCTGTGCCTGATGTACTTTCTGCTGTCGGCGGGCACCTTCAACTCGCTGGGGATGGTCATCCCTTCGATGGTGCAGGAATTCGGCATGTCGTGGGCGCAGGCGGGCTTCGGCTTCACCCTGCTGGGCACCGCCTGCGGGATCATCAGCCTGGCGCCGGCCTGGACTATCCGCAAGCTGGGCGTAGGGCGCACGCTGCTGACAGGTACGGTGATCCTCTTTGCCGGGTTCGGGCTGCTTTATGCCTCGACCGGGGTGATGACCTATTACCTCGGCACCACACTGCTGGGTGTGGGGTACTGCTTCTGCGGAACGGTGCCTGCGGTCCACGTCCTGTCCAGCACGTTCAGGCGCCGCTCGACGGTGCTGGGGCTGTACTTCACCATCGGCAACCTTGGCGCGGTCGCCGGGCCGATGCTGTTTTACAGCTCGCAGTCGGCGGGAATGGACTGGCGCGCCTACTGGATGATGCTGGCCATTGCAGCGGTGGTGATCGGCGGTTTCAGCACCATCGTCGCCAGCCGCCTGCGCCTTGCCGGCCCCGAGGAACCGCACGCCCCGTCCGCGGATGCGCCCGCCGAATGGACCGTGCGCGCGGCGCTGGGCACAGTGCAGTTCTGGATCGTGGTCGGCGCCTATACCGCCTGCCTGGCGATCAACACGACCACGCACGGCTTCGCCTATCAGAACCTCCTCGAACACGGCATCGCGCAGGACCGCGCCTCTCAGCTTATCAGCCTTTCGGCGCTGGTTTGCGCAGTAGGCTCGGCATTGGCGGGGATCGTTGGCGAGAAGACCTCGGCGCGCGCGCTGACGATGTTCTCGCTGGGATGCCTGGGCTTTTCAGCTGCGCTGCTGGCGGTGGCCGATGGGCCGCTGGTGCTGGTCCTGTGGATGATCGCCTTCGGCGGCGGACTGGGTTTCAGCTACGTCAGCACGGTGATGCTGCTGCAGGAATACTTCGGCCAGAAAGCGTCGCTCGAACTGTACTCGATCATGATGGCGGTCTCCACCTCCGCCGCACTCGGCCCGGCGCTGGGCGGGGCGATCAAGGACCAGACGGGCAGCTTCTCGGGCATCTTCTTCGGGCTGGCCGCAGTCAGCGCCGTGCTGTTCTGCGTGGTGGCGGTGCTGCGCAAGCCCGCCGCAAAGACGCGGTTTCAGGGGACCTTGGCGGCCGAAAGCTGA
- a CDS encoding acetamidase/formamidase family protein: MTGVRLTTNAYPHDQRLEAWRFALQRVSLELDGGDEDIYGDLVSFTSGQKIQFIRCTGTAQALTLDFQQEARCFWLVLLLEGRLTATSGDAVVEIGEGDMVYGGGDTRCRIAAEGDFRLLIVKVPHSLPALKSRSQLPTQISDLIADTAVGRMMSSLLRTVADTILDISDDQIRPVELALPEMIAATLLDRAPAKALGGAAGGRAAILERVFQSIEMRLSDPNLNTHQIASEHNISPRYLQKLFEQHGESFGHYVKLRRLERCRLDLGSPLHAQRSISEILFQWGFNDSASFSRAFREQYGMSPREYRKSPESVGTSAEAPRRGRPEKARDVRLENREPASVLEGVLPGADALPALDDAARTRRHHFLPARPDTIHWGYFSRSLSPALEIRSGDYVTIETLTHHANDDAERMIEGDAGAEAVFHWTAEGKAVERRGAGPFDASALGRGPGEGFGVHICTGPIAVEGARPGDVIEVRILDMEARPSQNPRFAGRSFGSNVAAYWGFHYKDLLTEPKDREVITIYEMDDEPGRATAQAVYSYRWTPQTDPSGVVHERYDYPGVPVDPETITRNFDVLRDVTIPVRPHFGVIALAPAHSELIDSVPPANFGGNIDNWRLGKGASCFLPVGVPGGLLSMGDPHASQGDSELCGTAIECSMTAVIQVILHPAKTSRKYIRDIDYPMIETPDEWVILGFSHPDYLKELGASAQSEVYKQSSIDAAMRDAFRKARRFLMTLRDFTEDEAISLLSVGVDFGISQVANGNWGVHAVIRKSLFSS; this comes from the coding sequence ATGACCGGCGTGCGATTGACGACCAATGCCTATCCGCACGACCAGCGCCTGGAAGCCTGGCGTTTTGCACTGCAGCGCGTCAGCCTCGAACTGGATGGCGGCGACGAGGATATCTACGGAGACCTCGTCAGCTTCACCAGCGGCCAGAAAATCCAGTTCATCCGCTGCACCGGCACGGCGCAGGCGCTGACCCTGGATTTCCAGCAGGAGGCCCGCTGTTTCTGGCTCGTCCTCCTGCTCGAAGGCCGCCTCACTGCCACCAGCGGCGATGCGGTGGTCGAAATCGGCGAGGGCGACATGGTATACGGCGGCGGCGACACCCGCTGCCGGATCGCCGCCGAGGGCGATTTTCGCTTGCTCATCGTCAAGGTGCCGCACAGCCTGCCCGCGCTGAAATCGCGCTCGCAGCTGCCGACACAGATCAGCGACCTCATCGCCGACACCGCCGTTGGCCGCATGATGTCCAGCCTGCTGCGCACCGTCGCCGACACCATCCTCGACATTTCGGACGACCAGATCCGCCCGGTCGAACTGGCCCTGCCCGAAATGATCGCCGCCACCCTGCTGGACCGCGCGCCCGCCAAGGCGCTGGGCGGGGCGGCAGGCGGACGCGCCGCGATCCTGGAGCGGGTGTTCCAGTCGATCGAGATGCGCTTGTCCGACCCGAACCTGAACACCCACCAGATCGCGTCCGAGCACAATATCTCGCCGCGCTACCTGCAGAAGCTGTTCGAGCAGCACGGCGAAAGTTTCGGCCACTACGTCAAGCTGCGCAGGCTGGAACGCTGCCGGCTGGACCTTGGCAGTCCGCTGCATGCACAGCGCTCGATCTCGGAAATCCTGTTCCAGTGGGGCTTCAACGACAGCGCCTCGTTCTCCCGCGCCTTTCGCGAGCAGTACGGGATGAGCCCGCGCGAATATCGCAAGTCTCCCGAAAGCGTGGGCACTTCGGCCGAAGCCCCCCGGCGCGGCCGGCCGGAAAAGGCCCGCGACGTGCGGCTGGAAAACCGCGAACCCGCTAGCGTGCTAGAAGGCGTGCTGCCCGGCGCAGACGCCCTGCCCGCGCTGGACGATGCCGCGCGCACCCGCCGCCACCACTTCCTGCCCGCCCGGCCCGACACCATCCACTGGGGTTATTTCAGCCGCTCGCTTAGCCCGGCGCTGGAAATCCGCTCGGGCGACTATGTCACCATCGAAACCCTGACCCACCACGCCAACGACGATGCCGAGCGCATGATCGAAGGTGATGCGGGCGCCGAAGCAGTGTTCCACTGGACCGCCGAGGGCAAGGCGGTGGAACGGCGCGGCGCCGGTCCGTTTGATGCATCTGCCTTGGGGCGCGGCCCCGGCGAGGGTTTCGGCGTCCACATCTGCACCGGCCCGATCGCGGTGGAGGGCGCCCGCCCCGGCGACGTGATCGAAGTACGCATCCTCGATATGGAAGCCCGCCCCAGCCAGAACCCGCGCTTCGCGGGTCGCTCCTTCGGCAGCAACGTCGCCGCGTACTGGGGCTTTCACTATAAGGACCTGCTGACCGAACCCAAGGACCGCGAGGTCATCACCATCTACGAGATGGACGACGAACCCGGCCGGGCCACGGCGCAGGCGGTCTACTCCTATCGCTGGACCCCGCAGACCGACCCTTCGGGCGTGGTCCACGAACGTTACGACTATCCCGGCGTCCCGGTCGATCCCGAAACGATCACCCGCAACTTCGACGTTCTGCGCGACGTGACGATCCCGGTGCGCCCGCACTTCGGCGTGATCGCGCTGGCACCGGCGCATTCGGAACTGATCGATTCGGTGCCCCCTGCCAACTTCGGCGGCAACATCGACAACTGGCGGCTGGGCAAGGGCGCCAGTTGCTTCCTGCCCGTGGGCGTGCCGGGCGGCCTGCTGTCGATGGGCGATCCCCACGCCAGCCAGGGCGATAGCGAACTGTGCGGCACCGCCATCGAATGTTCGATGACGGCGGTGATCCAGGTTATCCTCCACCCTGCAAAGACCAGCCGCAAATACATTCGCGACATCGACTATCCGATGATCGAGACGCCCGACGAATGGGTGATCCTGGGCTTCTCCCACCCCGATTACCTCAAGGAACTGGGCGCCAGCGCGCAGAGCGAAGTCTACAAGCAAAGCTCCATCGACGCCGCCATGCGCGACGCCTTCCGCAAGGCCCGCCGTTTCCTGATGACCCTGCGCGATTTCACCGAGGACGAGGCGATCTCGCTGCTGTCGGTGGGCGTAGACTTCGGTATCAGCCAGGTGGCGAACGGCAACTGGGGCGTGCACGCGGTGATCCGGAAGAGCTTGTTTTCGTCCTGA
- a CDS encoding cysteine hydrolase family protein, with the protein MADLPHVAQPGEMIAPQRTALIVVDVQVDFASPEGLIGRYGTDMSPAEAAIDKIETLIAAARKTGAAVGFMRVMTRPETDSNALKTWMARRGTPGSEGICRIGSGGEDYYRVSPEPGDIEVGKLAYSSFHGTDFEEQLRARGIDTLVMTGLTTDCCVDSTTRDAFHRDFHTFVVSDACASFDEALHVHALAALNEHTSLLVTTDAVVAAWSA; encoded by the coding sequence ATGGCTGATCTTCCCCACGTCGCCCAGCCGGGCGAGATGATCGCGCCGCAGCGCACCGCCCTGATCGTCGTCGACGTGCAGGTGGACTTCGCTTCTCCCGAGGGGCTCATCGGCCGCTACGGCACCGACATGTCCCCCGCCGAAGCGGCCATCGACAAGATCGAAACCCTCATTGCCGCCGCCCGCAAGACCGGCGCGGCCGTGGGCTTCATGCGCGTGATGACCCGGCCCGAAACCGATTCCAACGCGCTGAAAACCTGGATGGCCCGCCGCGGCACGCCGGGCAGCGAGGGCATTTGCCGCATCGGCAGCGGCGGCGAGGACTATTACCGCGTTTCCCCCGAGCCGGGCGACATCGAGGTGGGCAAGCTGGCCTATTCCAGCTTCCACGGCACCGATTTCGAGGAACAGTTGCGCGCGCGCGGGATCGACACGCTGGTGATGACCGGCCTCACCACCGATTGCTGCGTTGATTCCACCACACGCGACGCCTTCCACCGCGATTTCCATACCTTCGTGGTATCTGACGCCTGCGCCAGCTTCGACGAGGCGCTGCACGTCCACGCCCTGGCCGCGCTCAACGAACATACCTCGCTGCTGGTGACGACAGACGCTGTGGTGGCGGCATGGTCGGCCTGA
- a CDS encoding ribokinase: protein MSVSVFGSLNLDIALRLPVRAAWGQTLLVNEGEQAVGGKGLNQAVAAARFGSATHMAGAVGGDAAGVMLRDALEAEGVDTAHVEVLEGRGSGRATILIEPGGDNIIAVEAAANLSARAAVALAALDAETRVLLVQLETDIDEIAALLASEAAAPVRKILNAAPAILPGSRLFDLCDMLIFNQTEFADYLGLDREPEGLDDLLVSRRLLTRPDQAVVVTLGAIGSAAVWADRAIFAPAIRAETVVDTSGAGDCFCGVVAACVDQGIGLEDALRLANAAASISVGRRGAAPSMPRRAEVDALVAALA from the coding sequence ATGAGCGTCAGTGTTTTCGGTTCCCTCAATCTCGACATCGCCCTGCGCCTGCCGGTCCGTGCCGCATGGGGGCAGACCCTGCTGGTGAATGAGGGTGAGCAGGCGGTGGGCGGCAAGGGCCTGAACCAAGCGGTAGCGGCTGCGCGCTTCGGTTCGGCCACGCACATGGCGGGCGCTGTCGGCGGCGATGCGGCAGGCGTGATGCTGCGCGATGCGCTGGAGGCCGAGGGCGTCGACACCGCGCATGTCGAAGTACTCGAAGGCCGCGGCAGCGGGCGGGCGACGATCCTGATCGAGCCGGGCGGCGACAACATCATCGCGGTAGAAGCGGCCGCCAATCTCTCGGCGCGCGCTGCGGTGGCGCTGGCGGCGCTCGACGCCGAAACGCGGGTGCTGCTGGTCCAGCTGGAAACCGATATCGACGAAATCGCCGCGCTGCTGGCCAGCGAGGCGGCGGCACCGGTGCGCAAGATCCTCAACGCCGCCCCGGCCATCCTGCCGGGTTCGCGGCTGTTCGACTTGTGCGACATGCTGATCTTCAACCAGACCGAATTTGCCGATTACCTCGGCCTCGACCGGGAGCCAGAGGGCCTGGACGACCTTCTCGTCTCGCGCCGGTTGCTGACCCGGCCCGATCAGGCGGTGGTAGTGACGCTGGGCGCGATCGGATCGGCTGCGGTCTGGGCCGACCGGGCGATTTTCGCCCCGGCCATCCGTGCGGAAACGGTGGTGGACACCAGCGGCGCGGGAGACTGCTTCTGCGGCGTTGTGGCGGCCTGTGTCGATCAGGGCATCGGGCTGGAGGACGCCTTGCGGCTGGCCAATGCAGCAGCGTCGATCTCGGTCGGGCGGCGGGGTGCGGCGCCGTCCATGCCGCGCCGGGCAGAAGTGGACGCGCTGGTGGCCGCGCTCGCCTGA
- a CDS encoding amidohydrolase family protein codes for MVGLTPGDPVPVDLLIRRAWIVTMDAERRIYRDGALAVIGDRIHAVGPSAEIEAAVSPREVIDGSRFVLTPGFVNCHVHTTGEPLTRGAVPDDADWETNVMGWLIPIDMAQTPEEERLSARFAALEMLRTGTTCFVEAGTILDLHAVHDGLAETGIRGRIGQWAQDRAFDPAENQAALTARAIDTLQREVERYSCAGDPLLAAWPALVGHSTATDDLWRAATSLARDHGAGVTAHMSPDPQDPDFYLAATGKRPIAHLADIEALGDHLSLTHAIFLDAEEVGLLAGTGTHVTHCPMTAMKGAYGASHSGLFPEMAAAGVPIQLGTDGNNNGNAADMMRAMYVTAGLFKDARRDSSLFSAYDVLEFATVNGAAGAQMSHLIGSLEPGKKADFVAHDRQRPEWTPLLNVVNQLVWSADGRGVHSVWVDGRRLVDNYRATTIDEEQILAEVEAAAPALLARAGKTVPCRWPVL; via the coding sequence ATGGTCGGCCTGACGCCCGGCGATCCGGTCCCGGTCGACCTGCTGATCCGCCGCGCGTGGATCGTCACCATGGACGCAGAGCGGCGCATCTACCGCGACGGCGCCCTTGCCGTGATCGGCGACCGCATCCATGCCGTAGGGCCCAGCGCCGAGATCGAGGCCGCAGTCAGCCCCCGCGAGGTGATCGACGGCTCGCGCTTTGTGCTCACGCCCGGCTTCGTCAACTGCCACGTCCACACCACCGGCGAGCCGCTGACGCGCGGCGCCGTGCCTGACGATGCGGACTGGGAAACCAACGTGATGGGCTGGCTGATCCCCATCGACATGGCCCAGACGCCGGAAGAGGAACGCCTTTCCGCCCGCTTCGCCGCGCTGGAGATGCTGCGCACCGGCACCACCTGCTTCGTCGAGGCCGGCACCATCCTCGACCTTCACGCGGTCCACGACGGCCTTGCCGAAACCGGCATTCGCGGGCGCATCGGCCAGTGGGCACAGGACCGCGCCTTCGATCCGGCCGAGAACCAGGCCGCGCTAACCGCCAGGGCCATCGACACCCTGCAGCGCGAGGTTGAGCGCTATTCCTGCGCCGGAGACCCACTGCTGGCCGCATGGCCCGCGCTGGTCGGCCATTCCACCGCCACCGACGATTTGTGGCGAGCGGCCACCAGCCTCGCCAGGGACCACGGCGCCGGGGTTACCGCGCATATGAGCCCGGACCCGCAGGACCCCGATTTCTACCTCGCCGCAACCGGCAAACGGCCCATCGCCCACCTTGCCGACATCGAAGCGCTCGGAGATCATCTGTCGCTGACCCATGCGATCTTCCTCGATGCCGAAGAAGTCGGCCTGCTGGCCGGCACCGGCACCCATGTAACCCATTGCCCGATGACGGCGATGAAGGGCGCTTACGGGGCCAGCCATTCAGGCTTGTTCCCGGAAATGGCGGCGGCAGGGGTGCCCATCCAGCTGGGCACGGACGGTAACAACAACGGCAACGCCGCCGACATGATGCGCGCGATGTACGTGACCGCCGGTCTGTTCAAGGACGCTCGGCGCGATTCCAGCCTGTTCTCGGCTTACGACGTGCTGGAATTCGCCACCGTGAACGGCGCCGCCGGCGCACAGATGAGCCACCTGATCGGCAGCCTGGAGCCGGGCAAGAAGGCCGACTTCGTGGCCCACGACCGGCAGCGCCCGGAATGGACGCCGCTGCTCAACGTGGTCAACCAACTGGTCTGGTCGGCTGACGGACGCGGCGTCCATTCGGTCTGGGTCGACGGGCGCCGTCTGGTAGACAATTACCGTGCGACCACCATCGACGAGGAGCAGATCCTCGCCGAAGTGGAAGCCGCCGCCCCGGCGCTGCTTGCGCGCGCTGGAAAGACCGTTCCCTGCCGGTGGCCGGTGCTATGA
- a CDS encoding oxidoreductase, with translation MSNWFITGVSTGLGRAIASAALAAGDTVVGTVRSADAAASFEALGERAIGMVLDVTDAAAVTAVVDAAEARTGGLDFIVNNAGLGYTGAVEETPIADAKALFDVNVWGALAVIQAALPHLRSRKAGHIVNVGSISGMACWNGTGIYGATKFALDCIGRTLAQEVNPLGIKVTNVAPGGMRTEFAASRLLGAEPSIADYAETAHVAREVLTGHHGEEPSDPDLIAAAILTAVTSSEPPLVLLLGTDALGYATREFAMLGEQFETWKHLTTSVGAE, from the coding sequence GTGAGCAACTGGTTCATCACAGGCGTAAGCACCGGCCTTGGCCGCGCGATCGCGAGCGCGGCGCTGGCAGCGGGGGATACCGTGGTCGGCACGGTGCGCAGCGCTGATGCGGCCGCCTCGTTCGAGGCGCTTGGCGAGCGCGCCATCGGCATGGTGCTGGACGTGACTGATGCGGCGGCCGTCACCGCCGTGGTCGATGCGGCCGAGGCGCGGACCGGCGGGCTGGATTTCATCGTCAACAATGCCGGCCTTGGCTATACCGGCGCGGTCGAGGAGACCCCGATCGCGGATGCGAAGGCGCTGTTCGATGTGAATGTCTGGGGCGCGCTGGCCGTGATCCAGGCAGCCTTGCCGCACCTTCGCAGCCGAAAGGCGGGTCATATCGTCAATGTCGGCTCGATCAGCGGCATGGCCTGCTGGAACGGAACCGGCATCTACGGCGCCACCAAGTTTGCGCTGGACTGCATCGGGCGCACGCTGGCGCAGGAAGTGAACCCGCTGGGCATCAAGGTGACGAACGTGGCGCCGGGCGGAATGCGTACCGAGTTCGCCGCCTCGCGCCTGTTGGGGGCAGAGCCAAGCATCGCCGATTATGCGGAGACGGCGCATGTCGCGCGTGAGGTGCTGACCGGGCACCACGGCGAGGAGCCGAGCGATCCCGACCTTATTGCAGCGGCGATCCTGACTGCGGTGACATCGAGCGAGCCGCCGCTGGTCCTGCTGCTGGGCACCGACGCGCTGGGTTATGCCACGCGCGAGTTCGCGATGCTGGGCGAGCAGTTCGAGACGTGGAAGCACCTGACGACGTCGGTTGGGGCGGAGTAG
- a CDS encoding TauD/TfdA family dioxygenase, with amino-acid sequence MDVVAEHRVEAGTGYRLITVEKLNPTIGAYVSGVDLTQPFGEDVADELRRALAENLAIFLRDQPIDFAAHRRLAAVFGEAHVAPSTKPWRVPGFDEITRMHADENSTYVAGEDWHSDMSADPEPPMGSLLYLHTIPPLGGDTVFASMYAAWDALSARMKAQLEGLSAVHDAVKAFGGLVPKGQELPCTSHPVVRIHPVTGRKALYVNRGYTTRIEGISERESEALLSFLFDHVQSPMFQCRFTWSPHAIAIWDNRCGQHMAIWDYFPQVRSGYRIQVKGEKPV; translated from the coding sequence ATGGACGTCGTGGCTGAACACAGGGTCGAAGCGGGGACCGGCTATCGGCTCATCACGGTAGAGAAGCTCAACCCCACGATCGGCGCCTATGTGAGCGGCGTCGATCTGACCCAGCCGTTCGGCGAGGACGTGGCCGACGAACTGCGCCGCGCGCTGGCGGAAAACCTGGCGATCTTCCTGCGCGACCAGCCGATCGATTTCGCGGCGCACCGCCGCCTCGCCGCCGTGTTCGGAGAGGCGCATGTCGCCCCCAGCACCAAGCCCTGGCGCGTGCCCGGCTTCGACGAAATCACCAGGATGCACGCGGACGAGAACTCCACCTACGTCGCGGGAGAGGACTGGCATTCGGACATGAGCGCCGACCCCGAGCCGCCGATGGGTTCTCTGCTTTACCTGCACACGATCCCGCCGCTGGGCGGTGATACCGTGTTCGCCAGCATGTATGCGGCGTGGGATGCGCTGTCGGCCCGGATGAAGGCGCAGCTTGAAGGGCTTAGCGCGGTCCACGATGCGGTAAAGGCGTTTGGCGGACTGGTGCCCAAGGGCCAGGAATTGCCGTGCACCTCGCACCCCGTCGTGCGCATCCATCCGGTGACGGGGCGCAAGGCGCTTTACGTCAACCGGGGCTATACCACGCGGATCGAAGGGATTTCCGAGAGGGAAAGCGAGGCTCTGTTGAGCTTCCTGTTCGACCATGTGCAAAGCCCGATGTTCCAGTGCCGCTTCACATGGAGCCCGCACGCCATCGCCATCTGGGACAACCGCTGCGGCCAGCACATGGCGATCTGGGACTATTTCCCGCAGGTCCGCTCGGGCTACCGCATCCAGGTCAAGGGCGAGAAGCCGGTTTGA